GCAAGATACGGGTTGGCGAGCGCATCGGGGAAGCGGAACTCCACGCGCTTGGCTTTCTCGCCCGCGCCATAGGGAATACGGCACGATGCCGAACGGTTGCGCGCCGAGTATGCGAGCAGAACCGGAGCCTCAAAACCGGGTACAAGGCGCTTGTACGAGTTAGTCGTTGCGTTGGTGAAGGCGTTGATCGCCTTGGCATGCTTGATGACACCGCCGATGTAATGGAGGCAGGTTTCCGACAGGCCCGCATATTCATTGCCGGCAAAAGTCGGGTTGCCGCCCTTCCAGATCGACATGTGGGTGTGCATGCCAGAGCCGTTATCGTCCTTGATCGGCTTGGGCATGAAGGTCGCAGTCTTGCCGTATGCGTGGGCGACCTGTTGCACGACATATTTGTAGACCTGCACCTGGTCGGCGGTCTTAGTCAGCGTCGAGAACGTAATGCCAAGCTCGTGCTGGGCAGCTGCCACCTCGTGGTGGTGCTTGTCCATGTCGAGGCCCATTTCCATCATCGTCGAGACCATCTCGCCGCGGATATCCATGGCGCTGTCGACCGGCGCGACGGGGAAATATCCGCCCTTTGCGCGCGGGCGGTGGCCCATATTGCCCATCTCGTATTCCTTGCCGGAATTGGTCGGCAGCTCGATGTCGTCGATGGCGTAGCCCGATCCGGCGTAGCCGTCCTCGAAACGGACATCGTCGAACATGAAGAATTCGGGCTCGGGACCGACATAGACGGTGTCGCCGATGCCGCTGGAGGCGAGATAGGCTTCGGCGCGCTTGGCGGTAGAGCGCGGGTCGCGGCCGTAGAGCTGACCGTCCGACGGTTCGACGATGTCGCAGAAGATCGACAGCATCGGCGTTGCAGAGAACGGATCGACATAGACCGCATCCATGTCCGGTTTAAGGATCATGTCGCTTTCGTTGATGGTTTTCCAGCCTTCGATCGAGGAACCGTCAAACATCAGGCCGTCTTCCAAGGCGTCCTCGTCCATGACGCTCGCCGCCATGGTAAGGTGCTGCCACTTGCCCTTGGGGTCGGTGAAGCGCAGGTCGACCCATTCGATTTCCTCGTCCTTGATCTGTTTCAGGACGTCCTTGGTGCTTGCCATTTTCAATGTCTCCGGCTGGTAGTTCGAGAGGTGCCTGCTTTCGTGCAGGCTTGATCAGTTCAGAATTCAGATCGCGTCGTCATTGGTCTCGCCGGTTCGGATGCGCAGGGCGCGTTCGATCGGGGAGACGAAAATCTTGCCGTCGCCGATCCGTCCGGTTTGCGCGGCTGCAGCGACCGCTTCGACCACGCGATCGGCCTGGTCGTCCGAAACAACGACTTCGAGTTTCACCTTGGGCAGGAAATCGACGACATATTCGGCGCCGCGGTAAAGTTCGGTGTGGCCCTTCTGACGGCCGAAGCCGCGCGCTTCGGTCACGGTGATACCGGACACGCCGATTTCGTGCAGAGCCTCCTTCACCTCGTCGAGCTTGAAGGGCTTGATGATCGCTTCGATCTTTTTCACGTGTGCGGTTTCCCCAACCCGGTTGTGCTTGTCGGCATCATTTGATCCAAGAATCATGCCAAACGGAACGCAAGGATGGATTAGTCTATCTCCATCCCTGCGCAAGTCCCTTGCGAGATCATTACGCTTTCGGAAATTTCGTAAGCGGCAATTCGCGCTGCCTATTGCGCGGACTTTTGTTGCCCAATTTTTGTGCAGAGACGAGGCGGGACTAGAGCTTCAGGCCCGCGGTTTCGTCGAGCCCGCACATGATATTGAGGTTCTGGATCGCCGCGCCGCTTGCTCCTTTGCCGAGATTGTCGAGACGCGCGACGAGGCGGGCATGCCAGCCGCCCTCATTGCCGAACACGAACAGTTCCATGGCGTCGGATGGCGCGGCGCTGACCTCGAGCGTCATTTCAGCAAGGTCGGCCTTGTCGCGAACCGCGATCACCGGCGAATGTGCGTAAAATTGCGCGAGTGAATTTCGCAGATCGTCGGCGCACGCCCCGGTGCTCATTGCTCCGAGATGCAGCGGAACCTCGACGATCATCCCGCGATAGGCCGGGACGACCGATGGCGCGAAGATCACATCGTGCTCAAGTCCCGAATGAAGCTTCATTTCGGGCCTGTGCTTGTGCTCCATGTCGAATCCGTAGGCACGGAACGCCGGGGCGCCCTCGCTTTCGAACCGTTCGATCAATGCCTTGCCGCCGCCCGAATAGCCGCTCACCGCATTGACCGTCATCGGCCAGTCGGCCGGGACCAGCCCCGCCCGAACAAGAGGCGCGACGAGCGCGATAAATCCGGTGGGGTAGCACCCCGGATTGCTCACCAAACGGGCACCGGCGATCTTCTCGTGCCCGACGATCTCAGGGAAGCCATAGGTCCAGCCCTCGCTCACGCGGTGCGCGGAGGATGCGTCTATGATGCGCGTGCCTGTTCCTTCGGCAAGGCTCACCGCTTCGCGTGCGGCATCGTCTGGCAGGCAAAGGATCGCGATATCGGCTTCGCTGAGCGCAGTCTTGCGCGCGCCAGCATCCTTGCGCTGGCTCTCGTCGAGCAGCAGCAACTCGAACTCGCTACGGCCTTCAAGCCGTTCCCGGATCTCGAGGCCGGTCGTGCCGGCTGCTCCGTCGATGAAAATGCGTGTCGCCATCCGGCGCTTCTAGACGGATCAACCGGCGAGGCAATCGGCTTTGCAATAGCCGCTCGGCCCCTCGGGACCGAGGCATAGCCACACCCAGTCGCCGGCAACGTCGAGTATCTCGACCCGGGTGCCCGGTTCGATATAGTGGGTCACTTCGCTGTCATCGCGCTGAGCGAGGCGAAGTTCTGCCCCGTTTTCGCCGACATGGCCGACATGCGGGATCACATAGTGCGCGGCGAGATGCGTGCTGGCGAGAGCAATGTGGGCAAGGTCTCCGCGTAGCGGCAGGGTGCCGGGCGCGGGCTTTTCGACCGGGCCTTTCAGCCCCAGCTTGCCGCCCGGCACGCTATAGTCTGCTGCTTGCACCTCGGTGCCGCTCATCCGGTCTCGTGTCCTTATGCCCCTGTTGGACCGCCTGCTGGCGGCAAAACGCTTGCGCGGGCGCTTAGACGCATGTGCGAGTGCGGGCAAGCGCGCCGCGCCTACCCGTCCTCAACGGATACAGTTTCAGATGTTTCCGAAACGTCCTTTGAGCATGTGCCAGCTGGCCCGCAGGCCATATGCGCAGCCACCCTTCGGGCGGCCCGGTTTGGCGAATGGGCGCCAGGCAAAGGTGTCGAAATGGACCCAGTCGATCTCGTCGCCGACGAACCTGTCGAGAAAAAGCCCAGCGACGCTCGCGCCCGCATAGGGATTGGAGTGCGCGTTGACGATGTCGGCGATGTCGGAGTTGAGGTATTCGCGATAGGCATCGGGCAGGGGCAGACGCCACGGTTCGTCGTCATTGGCCTTGCCCGCCTCGATGATAGCCTGAGCCGTCGTATCATCGCGCGCCATCATGGCTGCGTAATCCGGGCCGAGAGCGACACGTGCTGCGCCGGTCAGGGTCGCGAAATCGATGACAAGCTCGGGATCTTCCTCGCTCGCGCGGGTAAGCGCATCGCCGAGGATGAGGCGCCCTTCGGCATCGGTGTTATGGATTTCGACCGAAAGGCCCTTGCGGCTGGAAAGCACGTCGCCGGGGCGAAATGCGGGACCGGAAATCGCATTCTCGACCGCAGGGATCAGGAGGTGAAGGCGGACCTTCATTCCCGCGCCCATTACCAGACCCGCCAAGGCGATGGCGTGCGCCGCACCGCCCATGTCTTTCTTCATAAGCCGCATGCCGCTGGCCGGCTTGATGTCGAGCCCGCCCGAATCGAAGCATACCCCTTTGCCGACGATGGCAAGTACCGGGTCGCCCTCGTTTCCCCAGGCAAGATGCATGATGCGCGGCGCGTGGTGGCGCGCGGCGGCGCGCCCCACCGCGTGGACCATCGGATAGCCCTGTTCCAGCGCGTCGCCCTTCGTAACCGAAAGTTCCCCGCCATACGCTTTGGCAAGTTTCTCGCACTCCGCCTCTAGCGCGGCAGGCCCCATGTCCTCGGCGGGTGTGTTGACGAGGTCGCGCACCAATATCTCGGCTTCGGCTTCCGCGATGTAGCCTGGGAGCCGCCCGACCTGCTCGGTCAGGAGTACGCGCGGGCCAGTTGTCTTGTCATCGTCCTTGTAGCGGGTGAACCGGTATTGCGCGGTTAGCCATCCGAACGCGGCAGGCCCGGGCTGTCGACCTTCGAGGCGGTAGGTGCCTTCGGGAAGGTCTTCTGCAAGCTTTGCAAGGCACCAGCTCGAAAGCTCTTCAGGATCGGCTACGCCGCCCACAACGAAAAAACCGTCACCATCGGGTACGATGCCGACTTGGTAGGCGCCGCCCTCGAACTTTTGCGCCGATAGGCTGGCGCGTTGTCCGGCCGATAGGGACTTGGTGAAGTCCTCGAAACTGCTCTTGTTGACGAGGTGGATCGCAATGGCTTCCTGCCCGCGGTCGGGCTGGATCAGGTCTTTGATATCGGTCATGCTGGGGTAATTAAGCGCGATCCATCACTTGTCACGCGCGAATTTTGGAGGGTGGCGATGAAACATGGTGCGACTGTAATCGGGATAGCCGCAATCGTGGCAGCATGTTCATCTCCGGACTCGATGGGAGAGGACATCGGAGTCGGGCCGGCTGCCGTCTCGCAGGAAGACGGCAAGACTGCCGAGCCGAAAGAGGAAACGGGCGCTGATCGGGAACTCTTTTCCGACACTTCGACGGACGAAAATGCCGAACGCGAATTCTCGTACGCCTGGCCGAGGGAGGTTTCCGCGATCCCCGAACTGGCTGCGGAGTTGACGGTGCATCGCCGCGAGCGCCTCGACGAGCAGAAAAGAAACTGGCGTCAGGCGCTGGCTGACTGCCCCCCCGAATTCACTTCGTGCCGTAACCATAGCTATGCAATCGAGTGGCGGGTCGTTGCCGATACACCGCGTTTCCTCAGTCTATCGAATGGCGACTATTCCTACACCGGAGGTGCGCACGGAAACTATGGCCGGGGGGCCCTGGTCTGGGATCGCAAAGCCGGCGCATCGCTCGATCCGCAGGCGTTTTTCCTGTCGCCATCCGCGCTTGATCGGGCGATCGGTCAAAAGGCATGCTCGCTACTCAATGCCGAGCGCGCCGAAAGACGCGGCGAACCAGTGCCCGAAGGCGAAACGGAATGGCCCAACCAATGCGTGTCGATGGAGGAAACGGTCGTTTTTCTCGGATCGTCGAACGGGGAGACGTTTGACCGCATCGGGGTATATTACGCGCCTTATGTGGCAGGAGCGTATGCGGAAGGCGACTTCGAATTCACTCTGCCGGTCACCGAGGCGGTTATAGCGGCAGTGAAGCCCGAATATCGCGCCGCCTTCGCTCTCGGGAAGTAGCATTTTCTCGCGGCAATCGCTAAGTAGCGGCGCATGACCGAATACCAGCTCATCGACAGCGACCAGACCGTCTATCGCGACGGCACGATCAAGCTTCACACCGAGGAAGGCTTCGAAGGAATGCGCAAAGCGGGACGTCTCGCCGCGACGATCCTCGACGAGGTTGCCGACCTTGTGAAGCCCGGTGTCACCACCGGCAGCATCGATGATGCGATCCGCGAGATGATGCTCGATGCGGGCGCGGTCCCGGCAACGCTCGGCTATCGCGGTTACACACATTCCTCGTGCATCTCGATCAACCACGTCATTTGCCACGGCATTCCAGGTGAAAAGGTGCTGAAAGAGGGCGACATTCTCAACGTCGACGTCACTCCGCTGCTTGACGGTTGGCACGGAGACACCAGTCGAATGTATTTCGCCGGCGAACCGAGCATCAAGGCAAAGCGGCTGGTGGATGTGACCTACGAGTGCCTGATGCTCGGGATCGAGGCGGCTCAGCCTGGAGCGCGGCTGGGCGATATTGGCGCTGCGATCGAGGCGCACGCGAGGCAGTTCCGCTACGGCGTGGTGCGCGAATTCTGCGGTCACGGCCTCGGCCGCCTGTTCCACGATGCGCCCGAAGTCGTGCATGCGGCAAAGGCGGGAACGGGTCCGGAACTCAAACCGGGAATGTTCTTCACCATCGAACCGATGATCAACCTCGGCAAGCCGTGGGCGAAGGTGCTGGGCGACGGCTGGACTGCGGTGACCCGCGACAAGAGTCTGTCTGCGCAGTTCGAGCATTCGATCGCGATCACCGAGGACGGGAACGAGATCTTCACGAAGAGCCCGACGGGCAGGGACAAGCCCCCCTATTCCTGACCTCGCAAAACGCTGGTAAGGCGCGCGCGGGGATCACATGCGTTCGTTTGCCGATTTTATAACAGGTTACAGGATAGCAGCCGCACCGATTGTGGCTGCTATGGCGCTGATCGGTGAGCGGGATGCGTTTTTCATCCTGCTCATTATCAGCCTCGCTACGGATGCAATCGACGGGCCGATCTCGCGCTACACCGGAACCACATCACGGCGCGGAGCGCGGCTCGATACGATCGCCGACGGGCTTACGACGCTTGCAGGTCTGCTCGGCCTCTACATCTTTGAGCGCCACCTGATCGAACCGGAAATCGGCTGGCTCTATGCCTTTCTAATCACTTACGCGGCTGCGGGTCTCGTATGCCTCATCAAGTTTGGCGTGCTGCCGTCCTATCACCTGCTCTCGTCGAAGCTAGGCGCGGTGCTGGCGGGGCTATTCGTCATCTGGCTCTATCTGTTCGGCTATTCGCGCGAATTCCTGATTGCGGTGATTGTGGTCGGCGTGCTTGCCAATCTCGAATCGCTGCTCGCCACCCTTCGGTTGAAGAAATTCCGCACCGATATAAGCAGCGCCTGGAAGGTCTAGGCCTCGCGCGCGGCTCTGATCGCTGCTCCAGCGGCAAAGGGAGCGACTGCCACCAACAGCAGGCTGATCGCGGCGACGAAGCCGACGCTTGCGCCGTCCATCCTCGCCAGCGCGCCGGCGCCGAAGATCAGGATGGGAAGGGCGAGCGGGATCAGGAGCAACCCTGAAAGCGCCGCGCCAGCGCGTAGGCTCGCGGTAAGCGCGGCGATCATCAGGCCGATAGCAGCAAGGCCCGGCGTGCCCGCCAGCAGGCCGAGCAGCAGCAAACGCATTGTTTCGCCTTCGAGCGCGAGGAGCGCGGCGGCTGGGAATGTCGCGAGGATCAACGGCGGTCCGAAGCTGAGCCAGTGCGCGAGCATGCGGACGGCCATCATCGCTTCTTCGGTAACGCCGCGCAGCCTGAGTTGGTCGAAGGTGCCAAGTCCGATGTCCTGCGCAACCAATCGCTCGAGCGGAAGCACGGCGGCGAGCAGTGCTGCAATCCAAACGACACCGCCGCCGGTGCGCGCCAGCATCTGCGGGTCGGGTCCAACCGCGAAGGGATAGAGCATCGCCACCGCAATGAAGAACACGACCGGCAGCGCGGCCCCGCCTCCGCTGAATGGGAAGAATTTCGCCAGATCGCGTTTGAGCAGCGTGACGATCATCAGGATTCTTCCACGGCTAGCGCGAAATCTTCGATGGCGAGGGTGCGCAGATCCTTGATTTCGAGCGGCTGGTGTGAAGAGATGATGGCAATCCCCCCACCGCTTTGATGGAGCCGGATCAGCGACAAGATCTGGGCAATCGCGTAACTGTCCAGACCTGAAAGCGGCTCGTCGAGCAGCCAGATCGGCACACCGCGATTGAGCAGTGCCGCAAAGGCGGCGCGCTTTCGTTGACCGGTAGAGAGGTATCGCACAGGTACTTCGAGAAGCGGGATCAGCCCGAGCACCGACAATGCCCCGGCAGGATCGCGGCACCCGTCGATACGCTCCCAAAAACCAAGCGCTTTGGCGAGTGGAAGGTCGGGGTCGAGCGCTGGCCGTTCATCGAGCAGGCCGATTGCGCTCTCGCTTTCGACCGACCCCGAATATGGCGTCAGCAAACCGGCGAGCGCACGGATCAGGGTTGTCTTCCCCGTACCGTTCGCGCCTGTCACATGCAGCGCTTCACCGGCCTTCAACGCAAAGGACAGTCCGCGAAACAGCAGGCGGTCGCCCCGGCGGCACGCGAGATCGCTTGCGGAAATTGACGGATTGGCAGAACCTTGCATCGCTTTGTGCGTTAGGCAAAAGCACGCCCGCTCACAACACGCGCTTTAGGAGGCTCCCCCGATGGCTACCGTCCCCGAACTCGAAGAGAACGAACGCGACCAGCTGTTGAAAGACCACTCGGACTGGGAGCTCGCTCGCGAAGGCAAGGCAATCACCCGCACCTTCCAGTTTGCGGATTTCTCCGAAGCATGGGGTTTCATGAGCCGCGTCGCGCTGATCGCGGAAAGCCACGATCATCATCCTGAATGGTTCAACGTCTACGCGAAAGTCGAGATTACGCTGACCACGCACGATGCCGGCGCCCATGGCGGACTGTCACTGCGCGATGCGAAGATGGCTCGCGCGATCGACAGGATTGTCGGGTAGCTACTTCCCCAGCAGCGCCGCCGCATTGCGCTGTTGCTTGCGCACCTTGCCCGGCATCCAGCGCTTGGCGAAGTTGATCTGCCGCGCAGTCTTGCCGACGAGGTAGTGCATCTTGTCGCCGTGAACCGCTTCCCAGATTGTCTCGGCCACTTCCTCGACCGGTGTGATTTCAAGCCCGGCGGCCCTTACCCTGGCACGCACCGGCTCATTGGAGTTGCGGTTGCCGGTTCCGTCGAGGAGGGGCGTTTCGATGAAGCTGGGGCAGATCGAATTGACCTTGATCCCGTCAGGTGCCCATTCGGCATCGAGGCTCTCGGCAATCCCGCGCACTGCGAACTTGGCTGCGCTGTAAACGCTCATTCCGCTGCCGCCGGTGATTCCGGCAGCGCTCGCAATATTGACCAGCACCGATCCGGGTGCGGTCTTCTTGAGGTGCGGATATGCTGCCTGCGCGCCCCAGAGCACGCCTTTGAGATTGATATCGAGGCACCGGTCGATCTCGTCCTTTTCGAGTTCTGCGAGCGGGCCGCCCGTGCCAATCCCGGCATTGTTCACCAGCACGTCGATCCGTCCGCCGGCGGCGGTAGCGAATGCCTCGAGCGCAGTGTCCCAAGCCTCACGGTCGCGCACGTCCAGCTTGTGCGCGTACTTGAAACCGCCGGGGATGAGGCCAAGCGTGTCCTCCATCCCCGTCTCATTCACATCGCCGATCCCGACAAACCAGCCACGCTCGCCGAAATAGCGCGCGGTGGCGCGGCCGATGCCTGAAGCCCCGCCGGAAATGAAAATAGAGCGGCGCTCTTCGCCTGTGCTCATGTGAATTCTCTCCCAAATCAAAATCGCCCGGGGGTTTAGACCCGGGCGATCCATTTGTCAGCTACTGACAGTGCTGTCAGCGGGCGCGGTGTGTCAGCCGCCGATTGCGGCCTTGAGCCCCTTCACATGCTCGGCGCCTTCGACGATCTCGGTCGTCGAGGGTTCGAGCACGTCGCCTAGCTCTTCGGCGCGGCCGCCGAGGCATTCGGACAGGAAATTTTCCGCGATGCCGAAGAAGGCGATGTTGTTGGCAGGCTTGGCAAAGCCGTGGCCTTCATCCGGGTAAAGGACGTAGGTGACCGGAATACCGGCCTCCTTCATCGCCGCCACGATCTGGTCGCTTTCGGCCTGCTTGACGCGTGGATCGTTCGCGCCTTGCGCGATGAGCAGCGGCTTGGTGATCTTGTCCGCCTTGTAAAGCGGGCTCGCGGCCTTGAGCAGCGCCAGACCTTCCTCGGTGTTGGGATCGCCCATGCGTTCGTGGAATACCTTCACGATCGGCGCCCAATAAGGCGGGATCGTCGAAAGCAGCGTTTCGAGGTTCGACGGGCCGACGATATCGACGCCGCAGGCGAATTTCTCCGGCGTGAAGGCCAGGCCGGCAAGTGTCGCATAGCCGCCATAGGAACCGCCCATGATCGCCACCTGGTCTTCGCTGGTGACGCCCTCGGCAATCGCCCAATCGACCGCGTCGATCAGGTCGTCATGCATTTTCAGGCCCCATTGCTTGTTGCCTGCGTTGAGGAAGTCCTTGCCGAAGCCGGTGCTCCCGCGGAAATTGGTGCTGAGCACCGCATAGCCGCGATTGGCGAGCATCTGGTGGATCGGGTTGAAGCCGTAATCGTCGCGCGCCCACGGGCCGCCATGAACCAGCAGGACCATCGGCACGGGTTTGTCGGGTCGGCCATCGCCATCGCTGTCCGATCCGGGCGGAAGGGTGAGGTAGGACGGCAGCGTCAGCCCGTCGCGGCTCTTTATCTCGGCCGTGTGCATCGGCTGGAGCGGCGCACCTTCGAGCTCGGGGCGGGTGACGTAGAACGGTGTGAGCGTACCCGCCTTGCGGTCGTAGATATAGGATGCGCTGGGCGCGGTGAGCGGGTCGTTCCACACGATCCAGGTCATGTCGTCATCGGTCCGGCTGGAAATGCCGAATTCCCCGTCCAGCTGCGTGGCGAGCCAGTCGAGCGAGGCCTTGAGATCGGGATCGAGGGCGACCCATTCGTTCTTGAGGTAATTGACCGAATAGGCCTCTACCACCCCGGTCTTGGGGTCGCGGATCGTGCCACCGAGATCGGCCTTGTCGTGCTCGGCGATCAGGGTTTTCTCTCCGGTCGCTGTATCCTGCGCGTAGAGCGCGGCTGTGTTGCGGCCGCGGCTGTCGATCCAGTAGAGGATCGATCCGTCGGTGGTGTAGCCGGCCGGATTGGTGGTGAGCGAATCCTCCATCGCGGTCGATTCGAAAGGTTCCTCGGCAACCACGTTGCCGGTCACTTCGAAGTAATCAGTGCCGCCTTCCGCGTTCTGGCGCATCGCCATGCGCACCGTCAGAGTGTCGTCGGCCATGAAGCCGGCATAGCCGTTGTTTTCCAGCACCAGTTCCATCTCGCCCGTGTCGAGATCGAGCAGGTAGACATCGTGGAATTGCGGATTGCGGTTGTTGAGGCCGATCAGGATCTTGTCCTTGATCGTTTCCGAAGCGCCGACGATCTGGACCCGCGTATTCTCGAACGGGGTCAGCACCGTTTCCTCTCCGCTCTCCACGTCGATCTTGTAGAGCAGGAAATTTTCGTCGCCGCCCTTGTCCTGGATATACATGACCGCGCTCGCATCGGGTGCCCAGAAATGCTGGCGGATCGGCCGGTCGGTCGAATTCGTTACCGGCTTGCCGCTATCGGGATCGTCGGCAGGAGCAACCCAGATATTGAGCACGCCCTGATGGGGGGCGAGCCAGCTCAGCCACTTGCCATCGGGGCTGATGCGCCCCTGCGCCTTGGTCGGGTTTCCGAACAGCGCTTCGCGCGGAATGAGAGGGGCGGCTTCGGCGGTCTGGGTCATCGTTGCTCCGGTCTTCGCGGCATGGTGGTCCGCATAGAGTGCGCCGGGCACGGCCAGCGCGGCTAGGGCGAGCGCACCTGCGAGCAGGCGGCCCTTGTGTGAGATGGGGGACATGGCTTCTCTCCTCCTTAAATCAAGCCGTCGGGAATAGGTGTATTGCAAGTGCAATACACAGCTTGAAAGGGGCATCAAGCGATTTCGGGCTAAAGTGCCGGGTTCGCGTAATAGTGCCAGGTGAATATCGCCATCGCGCCGCGGTGCGGTGCCCAGCGCCCGCCGATTTCCCGCAAGGGCTTCTCAGTCGGACGCTCATCGAGCTCGAGCAGACGCCTGACCCCCTCCTGCACTGCGAGGTCACCGGCCGGCCAGATATCGGGGCGCCCTTCGGCAAACAGGAGATAGATCTCCGCCGACCAGCGGCCGATGCCCTTGATCCGTGTCAGTTCCGCGATCGCTTCCTCATCGTCTTCGGGAAGCGCGTCGAAATCGATCGCTCCGGCATCGACCAGTTCGCAAAGGGACCGCGCATAGCCCTGTTTCTGGCGCGACAGCCCGCAGGCTCGCAGAGTATCGAAGTCGCGCTTGAGCAGGCAGGCGGGCGTGAAATCTTCGCCCAGTTCGGCCTCGAGCTTGTTCCACATCGAGCTTGCCGCAGCGACCGAGACCTGTTGGCCGACGATCGTTCGCAGCAATGTCTTGTAGCCGCGTTCGCGCAAGCGCGGCTCTGGATAGCCGACGCGGGCCAGTTCGGTTGCCAGCCTTTCGTCCTCGCTCGCCAGGGCATCGAGGCCGTCCCTAATCTGTTTTGCGGTGAGCCCCACTAACACTTCCCTCAGCTTGCGTTGGCGCAGTCTTGTCTTATCTCGGGGAACGTCCTAGCAGCGCGTTTCGTTTTGCAACAGATCGCTCTCTTGCGCTCAACGTAACTGGCAACATCACCGAGAAGGAAACGCAATCCATGCCCAAGCTGGTCGTCACCAACCGTGAAGGCGAAACCTCAGAAATCGACGTCGAGGACGGTCTGACGGTGATGGAAGCCATCCGCGACAACGGCTTCGACGAATTGCTGGCGCTGTGCGGTGGTTGCTGCTCGTGCGCGACCTGCCACGTCCATGTCGAGGGTGGTGCAATCGATAAGCTTCCGCCGATGAGTGAGGACGAAGACGACCTGCTGGAATCGTCCGATCACCGCAAGGAAAACTCGCGCCTTTCCTGCCAGATACCCTTCACGCCGGAACTCGACGGGTTAAAGGTAACTATCGCCGAGGAAGATTGATGTTGTTTGCGGGGGAAGGGCTATCGTCCTAAATCCCCGCCCATGAACATCACTCAACCAATCGGCGACACGCTCGCCCTCATCGGGAATACTCCGCTCGTGCGGCTCGCCGGGCCAAGCGAGGCGGCGGGCTGCGATATCTGGGGCAAGTGCGA
The Erythrobacter sp. THAF29 DNA segment above includes these coding regions:
- the glnA gene encoding type I glutamate--ammonia ligase produces the protein MASTKDVLKQIKDEEIEWVDLRFTDPKGKWQHLTMAASVMDEDALEDGLMFDGSSIEGWKTINESDMILKPDMDAVYVDPFSATPMLSIFCDIVEPSDGQLYGRDPRSTAKRAEAYLASSGIGDTVYVGPEPEFFMFDDVRFEDGYAGSGYAIDDIELPTNSGKEYEMGNMGHRPRAKGGYFPVAPVDSAMDIRGEMVSTMMEMGLDMDKHHHEVAAAQHELGITFSTLTKTADQVQVYKYVVQQVAHAYGKTATFMPKPIKDDNGSGMHTHMSIWKGGNPTFAGNEYAGLSETCLHYIGGVIKHAKAINAFTNATTNSYKRLVPGFEAPVLLAYSARNRSASCRIPYGAGEKAKRVEFRFPDALANPYLAFSALLMAGLDGIENKIHPGDAMDKNLYDLPPAELADVPTVCGSLREALEALEEDHEFLLKGDVFSKDQIEAYAELKWEEQLRLETTPSPVEFDMYYSS
- a CDS encoding P-II family nitrogen regulator, with protein sequence MKKIEAIIKPFKLDEVKEALHEIGVSGITVTEARGFGRQKGHTELYRGAEYVVDFLPKVKLEVVVSDDQADRVVEAVAAAAQTGRIGDGKIFVSPIERALRIRTGETNDDAI
- the argC gene encoding N-acetyl-gamma-glutamyl-phosphate reductase; this translates as MATRIFIDGAAGTTGLEIRERLEGRSEFELLLLDESQRKDAGARKTALSEADIAILCLPDDAAREAVSLAEGTGTRIIDASSAHRVSEGWTYGFPEIVGHEKIAGARLVSNPGCYPTGFIALVAPLVRAGLVPADWPMTVNAVSGYSGGGKALIERFESEGAPAFRAYGFDMEHKHRPEMKLHSGLEHDVIFAPSVVPAYRGMIVEVPLHLGAMSTGACADDLRNSLAQFYAHSPVIAVRDKADLAEMTLEVSAAPSDAMELFVFGNEGGWHARLVARLDNLGKGASGAAIQNLNIMCGLDETAGLKL
- a CDS encoding SH3 domain-containing protein — its product is MSGTEVQAADYSVPGGKLGLKGPVEKPAPGTLPLRGDLAHIALASTHLAAHYVIPHVGHVGENGAELRLAQRDDSEVTHYIEPGTRVEILDVAGDWVWLCLGPEGPSGYCKADCLAG
- a CDS encoding M17 family metallopeptidase, whose amino-acid sequence is MTDIKDLIQPDRGQEAIAIHLVNKSSFEDFTKSLSAGQRASLSAQKFEGGAYQVGIVPDGDGFFVVGGVADPEELSSWCLAKLAEDLPEGTYRLEGRQPGPAAFGWLTAQYRFTRYKDDDKTTGPRVLLTEQVGRLPGYIAEAEAEILVRDLVNTPAEDMGPAALEAECEKLAKAYGGELSVTKGDALEQGYPMVHAVGRAAARHHAPRIMHLAWGNEGDPVLAIVGKGVCFDSGGLDIKPASGMRLMKKDMGGAAHAIALAGLVMGAGMKVRLHLLIPAVENAISGPAFRPGDVLSSRKGLSVEIHNTDAEGRLILGDALTRASEEDPELVIDFATLTGAARVALGPDYAAMMARDDTTAQAIIEAGKANDDEPWRLPLPDAYREYLNSDIADIVNAHSNPYAGASVAGLFLDRFVGDEIDWVHFDTFAWRPFAKPGRPKGGCAYGLRASWHMLKGRFGNI
- a CDS encoding PdaC/SigV domain-containing protein codes for the protein MKHGATVIGIAAIVAACSSPDSMGEDIGVGPAAVSQEDGKTAEPKEETGADRELFSDTSTDENAEREFSYAWPREVSAIPELAAELTVHRRERLDEQKRNWRQALADCPPEFTSCRNHSYAIEWRVVADTPRFLSLSNGDYSYTGGAHGNYGRGALVWDRKAGASLDPQAFFLSPSALDRAIGQKACSLLNAERAERRGEPVPEGETEWPNQCVSMEETVVFLGSSNGETFDRIGVYYAPYVAGAYAEGDFEFTLPVTEAVIAAVKPEYRAAFALGK
- the map gene encoding type I methionyl aminopeptidase; translated protein: MTEYQLIDSDQTVYRDGTIKLHTEEGFEGMRKAGRLAATILDEVADLVKPGVTTGSIDDAIREMMLDAGAVPATLGYRGYTHSSCISINHVICHGIPGEKVLKEGDILNVDVTPLLDGWHGDTSRMYFAGEPSIKAKRLVDVTYECLMLGIEAAQPGARLGDIGAAIEAHARQFRYGVVREFCGHGLGRLFHDAPEVVHAAKAGTGPELKPGMFFTIEPMINLGKPWAKVLGDGWTAVTRDKSLSAQFEHSIAITEDGNEIFTKSPTGRDKPPYS
- a CDS encoding CDP-alcohol phosphatidyltransferase family protein, which produces MRSFADFITGYRIAAAPIVAAMALIGERDAFFILLIISLATDAIDGPISRYTGTTSRRGARLDTIADGLTTLAGLLGLYIFERHLIEPEIGWLYAFLITYAAAGLVCLIKFGVLPSYHLLSSKLGAVLAGLFVIWLYLFGYSREFLIAVIVVGVLANLESLLATLRLKKFRTDISSAWKV
- a CDS encoding heme exporter protein CcmB; the encoded protein is MIVTLLKRDLAKFFPFSGGGAALPVVFFIAVAMLYPFAVGPDPQMLARTGGGVVWIAALLAAVLPLERLVAQDIGLGTFDQLRLRGVTEEAMMAVRMLAHWLSFGPPLILATFPAAALLALEGETMRLLLLGLLAGTPGLAAIGLMIAALTASLRAGAALSGLLLIPLALPILIFGAGALARMDGASVGFVAAISLLLVAVAPFAAGAAIRAAREA
- the ccmA gene encoding heme ABC exporter ATP-binding protein CcmA, translated to MQGSANPSISASDLACRRGDRLLFRGLSFALKAGEALHVTGANGTGKTTLIRALAGLLTPYSGSVESESAIGLLDERPALDPDLPLAKALGFWERIDGCRDPAGALSVLGLIPLLEVPVRYLSTGQRKRAAFAALLNRGVPIWLLDEPLSGLDSYAIAQILSLIRLHQSGGGIAIISSHQPLEIKDLRTLAIEDFALAVEES